In Capsicum annuum cultivar UCD-10X-F1 chromosome 7, UCD10Xv1.1, whole genome shotgun sequence, one genomic interval encodes:
- the LOC107878359 gene encoding transmembrane E3 ubiquitin-protein ligase FLY2 isoform X2 produces MGVVKNLSFSRKNYGVWVRIVLYLLVFFRGFCQVKGVRPLRERYRSWGDEQWISARKDENDLGPFSAWNITGTFRGSWRFLDSKNGSSLFPEFKKSNGNSVLELISTPTKITGVHYVQGVIIFHDVFDNVHGGSQIRVEGVYVWPFRQLRMVAHSKEGDFGQEDDYLLSNPYHLLGTFSSQVFQESPRDKIWKRKHSPIYEMKKHCNVEIAAQISRVSSSTNDGDQDHYHLEGLMESPPVDDDEDCFSPMLLNATSINVEVYYNKAVNYTLMVTFVSFLQVLLLIRQMEHSNTQSGAAKVSILMIGQQGIIDAYLCLLHLTAGILVESLFNAFATAAFFKFVVFSIFEMRYLLAIWKASRPMTSGEGWEAMRRELSVLYSRFYGILLSGILILYEFHKFLRPILLLLHSFWIPQIATNVIRDSRKPLHPHYILGITLTRLAIPLYVFGCPHNFMRIEPDKSWCICLGIFMAVQALVLLSQHYLGSRWFIPRQILPEKYSYNRRFDHNGNHATDCVICMTAIDLTQRSNNCMVTPCDHFFHLGCLQRWMDIKMECPTCRRPLPPA; encoded by the exons CTTAGAGAAAGGTATCGTTCGTGGGGCGATGAG CAGTGGATTTCTGCGAGGAAGGATGAGAATGATTTGGGGCCATTTTCAGCTTGGAATATAACAGGAACCTTCAGAG GGTCTTGGAGGTTCCTAGATTCAAAGAATGGCTCTTCCCTATTTCCTGAATTTAAGAAATCGAATGGAAACTCTGTCCTGGAATTGATTAGTACCCCTACAAAAATTACTGGTGTACACTATGTTCAG GGTGTAATAATTTTCCATGATGTTTTCGACAATGTACATGGGGGCTCTCAAATCAGAGTAGAAGGTGTATATGTATGGCCATTCAGACAACTTCGGATGGTAGCTCACAG CAAAGAGGGGGACTTTGGCCAGGAAGATGATTATCTGTTATCAAATCCTTATCATTTG CTTGGAACTTTCTCATCCCAGGTCTTCCAAGAGTCGCCGCGAGATAAGATTTGGAAGCGGAAACACT CGCCTATTTATGAGATGAAGAAGCATTGTAATGTTGAAATTGCAGCACAAATTTCTCGAGTGTCATCTTCCACTAATG ATGGAGATCAAGATCATTATCATCtagaaggattgatggagagccCTCCAGTGGATGATGATGAAGACTGTTTCTCTCCCATGCTATTGAATGCCACTTCTATCAATGTAGAGGTTTACTACAATAAAGCAGTTAACTATACGTTGATGGTCACCTTT GTTTCTTTTCTTCAAGTGCTCCTTCTCATTCGGCAAATGGAACATAGCAATACCCAATCA GGTGCTGCCAAAGTTTCAATTTTGATGATCGGGCAACAGGGAATAATTGATGCTTATCTATGTCTTCTACATCTGACTGCAGGCATACTTGTTG AATCGCTGTTCAATGCTTTTGCAACCGCTGCATTTTTCAAGTTTGTTGTCTTCTCAATATTTGAGATGAGATATCTTCTCGCCATATGGAAGGCAAGTAGACCTATGACTAGTGGAGAGGGTTGGGAAGCAATGAGACGCGAACTGTCAGTTCTGTATAGCCGCTTCT ATGGGATTCTTTTAAGTGGAATTTTAATCTTGTATGAATTCCATAAGTTTCTGCGGCCTATTCTTCTCCTTCTACACTCTTTTTGGATACCTCAAATTGCGACCAACGTTATTCGTGACTCAAGAAAACCGTTGCATCCTCATTATATCTTGGGAATAACTCTTACTCGGCTAGCAATTCCACTATATGTCTTTGGTTGTCCTCACAATTTTATGCGCATAGAGCCCGACAAGAGTTGGTGCATCTGCTTGGGGATTTTCATGGCAGTGCAGGCATTGGTTCTTCTTTCGCAGCATTATCTTGGATCTCGGTGGTTTATTCCACGACAG ATtttacctgaaaaatatagttataACAGAAGATTTGACCACAATGGAAATCATGCCACCGACTGTGTCATTTGCATGACTGCTATTGATCTCACTCAACGTTCAAATAATTGCATG GTGACGCCCTGTGATCATTTCTTTCATTTGGGTTGTTTGCAAAGATGGATGGACATAAAGATGGAGTGCCCAACATGCCGACGCCCTCTTCCTCCAGCCTGA
- the LOC107878359 gene encoding transmembrane E3 ubiquitin-protein ligase FLY2 isoform X3 — translation MGVVKNLSFSRKNYGVWVRIVLYLLVFFRGFCQVKGVRPLRERYRSWGDEWISARKDENDLGPFSAWNITGTFRGSWRFLDSKNGSSLFPEFKKSNGNSVLELISTPTKITGVHYVQGVIIFHDVFDNVHGGSQIRVEGVYVWPFRQLRMVAHSSKEGDFGQEDDYLLSNPYHLLGTFSSQVFQESPRDKIWKRKHSPIYEMKKHCNVEIAAQISRVSSSTNDGDQDHYHLEGLMESPPVDDDEDCFSPMLLNATSINVEVYYNKAVNYTLMVTFVSFLQVLLLIRQMEHSNTQSGAAKVSILMIGQQGIIDAYLCLLHLTAGILVESLFNAFATAAFFKFVVFSIFEMRYLLAIWKASRPMTSGEGWEAMRRELSVLYSRFYGILLSGILILYEFHKFLRPILLLLHSFWIPQIATNVIRDSRKPLHPHYILGITLTRLAIPLYVFGCPHNFMRIEPDKSWCICLGIFMAVQALVLLSQHYLGSRWFIPRQILPEKYSYNRRFDHNGNHATDCVICMTAIDLTQRSNNCMVTPCDHFFHLGCLQRWMDIKMECPTCRRPLPPA, via the exons CTTAGAGAAAGGTATCGTTCGTGGGGCGATGAG TGGATTTCTGCGAGGAAGGATGAGAATGATTTGGGGCCATTTTCAGCTTGGAATATAACAGGAACCTTCAGAG GGTCTTGGAGGTTCCTAGATTCAAAGAATGGCTCTTCCCTATTTCCTGAATTTAAGAAATCGAATGGAAACTCTGTCCTGGAATTGATTAGTACCCCTACAAAAATTACTGGTGTACACTATGTTCAG GGTGTAATAATTTTCCATGATGTTTTCGACAATGTACATGGGGGCTCTCAAATCAGAGTAGAAGGTGTATATGTATGGCCATTCAGACAACTTCGGATGGTAGCTCACAG CAGCAAAGAGGGGGACTTTGGCCAGGAAGATGATTATCTGTTATCAAATCCTTATCATTTG CTTGGAACTTTCTCATCCCAGGTCTTCCAAGAGTCGCCGCGAGATAAGATTTGGAAGCGGAAACACT CGCCTATTTATGAGATGAAGAAGCATTGTAATGTTGAAATTGCAGCACAAATTTCTCGAGTGTCATCTTCCACTAATG ATGGAGATCAAGATCATTATCATCtagaaggattgatggagagccCTCCAGTGGATGATGATGAAGACTGTTTCTCTCCCATGCTATTGAATGCCACTTCTATCAATGTAGAGGTTTACTACAATAAAGCAGTTAACTATACGTTGATGGTCACCTTT GTTTCTTTTCTTCAAGTGCTCCTTCTCATTCGGCAAATGGAACATAGCAATACCCAATCA GGTGCTGCCAAAGTTTCAATTTTGATGATCGGGCAACAGGGAATAATTGATGCTTATCTATGTCTTCTACATCTGACTGCAGGCATACTTGTTG AATCGCTGTTCAATGCTTTTGCAACCGCTGCATTTTTCAAGTTTGTTGTCTTCTCAATATTTGAGATGAGATATCTTCTCGCCATATGGAAGGCAAGTAGACCTATGACTAGTGGAGAGGGTTGGGAAGCAATGAGACGCGAACTGTCAGTTCTGTATAGCCGCTTCT ATGGGATTCTTTTAAGTGGAATTTTAATCTTGTATGAATTCCATAAGTTTCTGCGGCCTATTCTTCTCCTTCTACACTCTTTTTGGATACCTCAAATTGCGACCAACGTTATTCGTGACTCAAGAAAACCGTTGCATCCTCATTATATCTTGGGAATAACTCTTACTCGGCTAGCAATTCCACTATATGTCTTTGGTTGTCCTCACAATTTTATGCGCATAGAGCCCGACAAGAGTTGGTGCATCTGCTTGGGGATTTTCATGGCAGTGCAGGCATTGGTTCTTCTTTCGCAGCATTATCTTGGATCTCGGTGGTTTATTCCACGACAG ATtttacctgaaaaatatagttataACAGAAGATTTGACCACAATGGAAATCATGCCACCGACTGTGTCATTTGCATGACTGCTATTGATCTCACTCAACGTTCAAATAATTGCATG GTGACGCCCTGTGATCATTTCTTTCATTTGGGTTGTTTGCAAAGATGGATGGACATAAAGATGGAGTGCCCAACATGCCGACGCCCTCTTCCTCCAGCCTGA
- the LOC107878359 gene encoding transmembrane E3 ubiquitin-protein ligase FLY2 isoform X4 — translation MGVVKNLSFSRKNYGVWVRIVLYLLVFFRGFCQVKGVRPLRERYRSWGDEWISARKDENDLGPFSAWNITGTFRGSWRFLDSKNGSSLFPEFKKSNGNSVLELISTPTKITGVHYVQGVIIFHDVFDNVHGGSQIRVEGVYVWPFRQLRMVAHSKEGDFGQEDDYLLSNPYHLLGTFSSQVFQESPRDKIWKRKHSPIYEMKKHCNVEIAAQISRVSSSTNDGDQDHYHLEGLMESPPVDDDEDCFSPMLLNATSINVEVYYNKAVNYTLMVTFVSFLQVLLLIRQMEHSNTQSGAAKVSILMIGQQGIIDAYLCLLHLTAGILVESLFNAFATAAFFKFVVFSIFEMRYLLAIWKASRPMTSGEGWEAMRRELSVLYSRFYGILLSGILILYEFHKFLRPILLLLHSFWIPQIATNVIRDSRKPLHPHYILGITLTRLAIPLYVFGCPHNFMRIEPDKSWCICLGIFMAVQALVLLSQHYLGSRWFIPRQILPEKYSYNRRFDHNGNHATDCVICMTAIDLTQRSNNCMVTPCDHFFHLGCLQRWMDIKMECPTCRRPLPPA, via the exons CTTAGAGAAAGGTATCGTTCGTGGGGCGATGAG TGGATTTCTGCGAGGAAGGATGAGAATGATTTGGGGCCATTTTCAGCTTGGAATATAACAGGAACCTTCAGAG GGTCTTGGAGGTTCCTAGATTCAAAGAATGGCTCTTCCCTATTTCCTGAATTTAAGAAATCGAATGGAAACTCTGTCCTGGAATTGATTAGTACCCCTACAAAAATTACTGGTGTACACTATGTTCAG GGTGTAATAATTTTCCATGATGTTTTCGACAATGTACATGGGGGCTCTCAAATCAGAGTAGAAGGTGTATATGTATGGCCATTCAGACAACTTCGGATGGTAGCTCACAG CAAAGAGGGGGACTTTGGCCAGGAAGATGATTATCTGTTATCAAATCCTTATCATTTG CTTGGAACTTTCTCATCCCAGGTCTTCCAAGAGTCGCCGCGAGATAAGATTTGGAAGCGGAAACACT CGCCTATTTATGAGATGAAGAAGCATTGTAATGTTGAAATTGCAGCACAAATTTCTCGAGTGTCATCTTCCACTAATG ATGGAGATCAAGATCATTATCATCtagaaggattgatggagagccCTCCAGTGGATGATGATGAAGACTGTTTCTCTCCCATGCTATTGAATGCCACTTCTATCAATGTAGAGGTTTACTACAATAAAGCAGTTAACTATACGTTGATGGTCACCTTT GTTTCTTTTCTTCAAGTGCTCCTTCTCATTCGGCAAATGGAACATAGCAATACCCAATCA GGTGCTGCCAAAGTTTCAATTTTGATGATCGGGCAACAGGGAATAATTGATGCTTATCTATGTCTTCTACATCTGACTGCAGGCATACTTGTTG AATCGCTGTTCAATGCTTTTGCAACCGCTGCATTTTTCAAGTTTGTTGTCTTCTCAATATTTGAGATGAGATATCTTCTCGCCATATGGAAGGCAAGTAGACCTATGACTAGTGGAGAGGGTTGGGAAGCAATGAGACGCGAACTGTCAGTTCTGTATAGCCGCTTCT ATGGGATTCTTTTAAGTGGAATTTTAATCTTGTATGAATTCCATAAGTTTCTGCGGCCTATTCTTCTCCTTCTACACTCTTTTTGGATACCTCAAATTGCGACCAACGTTATTCGTGACTCAAGAAAACCGTTGCATCCTCATTATATCTTGGGAATAACTCTTACTCGGCTAGCAATTCCACTATATGTCTTTGGTTGTCCTCACAATTTTATGCGCATAGAGCCCGACAAGAGTTGGTGCATCTGCTTGGGGATTTTCATGGCAGTGCAGGCATTGGTTCTTCTTTCGCAGCATTATCTTGGATCTCGGTGGTTTATTCCACGACAG ATtttacctgaaaaatatagttataACAGAAGATTTGACCACAATGGAAATCATGCCACCGACTGTGTCATTTGCATGACTGCTATTGATCTCACTCAACGTTCAAATAATTGCATG GTGACGCCCTGTGATCATTTCTTTCATTTGGGTTGTTTGCAAAGATGGATGGACATAAAGATGGAGTGCCCAACATGCCGACGCCCTCTTCCTCCAGCCTGA
- the LOC107878359 gene encoding transmembrane E3 ubiquitin-protein ligase FLY2 isoform X1: MGVVKNLSFSRKNYGVWVRIVLYLLVFFRGFCQVKGVRPLRERYRSWGDEQWISARKDENDLGPFSAWNITGTFRGSWRFLDSKNGSSLFPEFKKSNGNSVLELISTPTKITGVHYVQGVIIFHDVFDNVHGGSQIRVEGVYVWPFRQLRMVAHSSKEGDFGQEDDYLLSNPYHLLGTFSSQVFQESPRDKIWKRKHSPIYEMKKHCNVEIAAQISRVSSSTNDGDQDHYHLEGLMESPPVDDDEDCFSPMLLNATSINVEVYYNKAVNYTLMVTFVSFLQVLLLIRQMEHSNTQSGAAKVSILMIGQQGIIDAYLCLLHLTAGILVESLFNAFATAAFFKFVVFSIFEMRYLLAIWKASRPMTSGEGWEAMRRELSVLYSRFYGILLSGILILYEFHKFLRPILLLLHSFWIPQIATNVIRDSRKPLHPHYILGITLTRLAIPLYVFGCPHNFMRIEPDKSWCICLGIFMAVQALVLLSQHYLGSRWFIPRQILPEKYSYNRRFDHNGNHATDCVICMTAIDLTQRSNNCMVTPCDHFFHLGCLQRWMDIKMECPTCRRPLPPA; encoded by the exons CTTAGAGAAAGGTATCGTTCGTGGGGCGATGAG CAGTGGATTTCTGCGAGGAAGGATGAGAATGATTTGGGGCCATTTTCAGCTTGGAATATAACAGGAACCTTCAGAG GGTCTTGGAGGTTCCTAGATTCAAAGAATGGCTCTTCCCTATTTCCTGAATTTAAGAAATCGAATGGAAACTCTGTCCTGGAATTGATTAGTACCCCTACAAAAATTACTGGTGTACACTATGTTCAG GGTGTAATAATTTTCCATGATGTTTTCGACAATGTACATGGGGGCTCTCAAATCAGAGTAGAAGGTGTATATGTATGGCCATTCAGACAACTTCGGATGGTAGCTCACAG CAGCAAAGAGGGGGACTTTGGCCAGGAAGATGATTATCTGTTATCAAATCCTTATCATTTG CTTGGAACTTTCTCATCCCAGGTCTTCCAAGAGTCGCCGCGAGATAAGATTTGGAAGCGGAAACACT CGCCTATTTATGAGATGAAGAAGCATTGTAATGTTGAAATTGCAGCACAAATTTCTCGAGTGTCATCTTCCACTAATG ATGGAGATCAAGATCATTATCATCtagaaggattgatggagagccCTCCAGTGGATGATGATGAAGACTGTTTCTCTCCCATGCTATTGAATGCCACTTCTATCAATGTAGAGGTTTACTACAATAAAGCAGTTAACTATACGTTGATGGTCACCTTT GTTTCTTTTCTTCAAGTGCTCCTTCTCATTCGGCAAATGGAACATAGCAATACCCAATCA GGTGCTGCCAAAGTTTCAATTTTGATGATCGGGCAACAGGGAATAATTGATGCTTATCTATGTCTTCTACATCTGACTGCAGGCATACTTGTTG AATCGCTGTTCAATGCTTTTGCAACCGCTGCATTTTTCAAGTTTGTTGTCTTCTCAATATTTGAGATGAGATATCTTCTCGCCATATGGAAGGCAAGTAGACCTATGACTAGTGGAGAGGGTTGGGAAGCAATGAGACGCGAACTGTCAGTTCTGTATAGCCGCTTCT ATGGGATTCTTTTAAGTGGAATTTTAATCTTGTATGAATTCCATAAGTTTCTGCGGCCTATTCTTCTCCTTCTACACTCTTTTTGGATACCTCAAATTGCGACCAACGTTATTCGTGACTCAAGAAAACCGTTGCATCCTCATTATATCTTGGGAATAACTCTTACTCGGCTAGCAATTCCACTATATGTCTTTGGTTGTCCTCACAATTTTATGCGCATAGAGCCCGACAAGAGTTGGTGCATCTGCTTGGGGATTTTCATGGCAGTGCAGGCATTGGTTCTTCTTTCGCAGCATTATCTTGGATCTCGGTGGTTTATTCCACGACAG ATtttacctgaaaaatatagttataACAGAAGATTTGACCACAATGGAAATCATGCCACCGACTGTGTCATTTGCATGACTGCTATTGATCTCACTCAACGTTCAAATAATTGCATG GTGACGCCCTGTGATCATTTCTTTCATTTGGGTTGTTTGCAAAGATGGATGGACATAAAGATGGAGTGCCCAACATGCCGACGCCCTCTTCCTCCAGCCTGA